The Rhizophagus irregularis chromosome 2, complete sequence genome contains a region encoding:
- a CDS encoding uncharacterized protein (SECRETED:cutsite_TNA-HI; SECRETED:prob_0.9023); SECRETED:SignalP(1-23), with protein MNSSKTFAVLFIFFFVLISSTNAHIAFVNPPFRGNDAVNSKIPPCGGSNEVNTTAITEFPLTDGQATVKVGHGTGVLLFNYAPDVNSTFQSVADNVTVDVPHDSGGKQLTASINLSKAGAKVGDQGVLQTIFIDGGVNFTYQCADLKIVDAKSANANAKSASSVFGISEVAYLIIGLTSFVIANL; from the exons atgaattcCTCAAAAACTTTTGCTGtactttttatctttttcttcgTTCTCATCTCTTCCACAAATGCTCATATAGCATTTGTCAACCCTCCATTTAGAGGAAATGATGCTGTAAATAGTAAAATACCTCCTTGTGGAGGTTCTAATGAAGTGAATACTACTGCTATAACGGAATTTCCTCTTACAG atgGTCAAGCTACGGTTAAAGTCGGTCACGGTACAGGTGTTTTGCTCTTCAACTACGCTCCTGATGTCAATAGTACTTTCCAATCTGTAGCAG ATAATGTCACAGTTGACGTTCCTCATGATTCAGGTGGTAAACAATTAACCGCCTCAATTAATCTCTCTAAAGCTGGTGCAAAAGTTGGAGACCAAGGTGTGCTTCAAACTATTTTCATTGATGGAGGAGTGAATTTTACCTATCAATGTGCCGATCTCAAGATTGTAGATGCAAAAAGTGCAAATGCTAACGCTAAATCAGCATCATCTGTTTTTGGTATATCTGAAGTCGCTTACTTAATAATCGGCTTGACCTCTTTTGTTATtgctaatttataa